TCAGCAGCGCCGCGGGAATTTCGGCCCCCGCTCAAGTTGGCGTCGATGATTTGCCGCAAGCAGCGGTCACCGAAGCGATCGAGCAATTGCCAATCGCGCTGACCGGTAACTTGACCGGCGCGCAACTGGTCAAAACCTCCTTTGCCGGCAAGCAAGGGGAACGCGTGGTGGTGGATGTCGAGGCGCAGCGACTGGGAAGCAAACTGCGCCCCGTCGTCCGTCTGCTCGACGAGCGCGGATCGCAAATCGCCTTCTCACCACAGCTGGAAACGATCGCCGGCGATGCTCGACTGGAGTTTATTCTGCCGCATGACGGACAGTACTTGATTCAGCTGCAAGACGCGCTCTACAAAGGCGCCGGCCCCGGTTACTTTCGGATGAAAATCGGCGATCTTCACTATGCGGATCTTACGTTTCCTTTGGGCGTCGCACGCGAGTCAGCGGTCGAAATTGAGCCGCTTAGCGCGAGTCTGGGCGACATCCAACTGACGACGGCGCCGGTCGCCAATTTTGCACCGATCGTTTCGCCGGCGATCACCGTACCCCATTTCACGGGCGCGGTTCCTCGCCTGCCGGTCAACCAAGGCGCCGAGTTCATCGAACAACGTGGGAAGCCTGGCGAACGCATCGAAACGCCGGCGGCGCCGGTGACGATCAACGGGCGTTTCCTCGGCGAAAATGAACGAGACGAGTATCTTGTTCCGATTGAGCCCGGTAAGAAATATCGGGTTGAAGTTCTAGCCCAACGTTTGGGTACGCCGGTCGACGGCGTGCTGGAAGTTCACAAATCGCAAGGCGGGAGTCTCGGCTCCAACGATGACCAAGCCAATACGCCCGATCCCGGTTTGACGTTCGACGCGCCAAGCGATGTCGACAAGCTGTTGATCGTGCTGCGTGACCTGCAAGGTCGCTATGGCGCCGAGTTCGTTTATCGCATCGAAGTAACGCCGTTGTCGGTCGGCGATTTTACGCTCACCGCAGGCGCCAACGTCTGGAATGTTCCGGCCAGCGGCGTGCTGACATTGCCGGTCACCGTCAAACGACGCGGATACGGCGGGCCGATCGACCTGTCGTGGGATGGCGACCACGAAAACTTTACGCTCTCCGGCGCGACGATTCCCTCGGGCGCAACGGCGACGCTGCTGTCGATTTCGGCGAAAGCGCCTGGCCAATTTGAGGTCGCTCGACTGATCGGCAAAGCGACCATTGGTGGTCGAGACGTGGTGAAAAATGTCGTCGTTCAACCGCACGACGACGGCTACATCACCGCCGACGAAGTCGAGATCGGCTTGGGAGTCGATCAACATCCGAAGATCGGCGTCGCTTTGACGAGCGCGTTTCCAAGTGACAAGTTGTCACTGGGCGAAACGTTCAGCGTGCCGGTTCAGATCGTTCGCGGCGAAGGCGTCACAGGCCCAGTTCGACTGAAATTGCTGACGACGCAGGTGACGCCCCAAAAGGAAGTTCCCGATCCCAAAGACAAAAAGAAGAAGATCAAAGTTGACGACGTCGAGCGAACGCTTCGCCTGGCGGCGGACGTGATCCTTCCGGCCGATCAATCTGACGCCACCGTACAGATCGCCACGCCGCAAGATTTGGCCGATCACAGCTGGGACCTGGCCCTGGTCGCCGAGTTGCTCTCGGCCGATCAGAAGAAAGTAATCGCTACGGCGACCACTTCGGCTCAACGATTTTCATTGGCCTCGCCGATCTTCCTGCAACTTGCCGGCGAGACCACGTTTCGCATGAGCGGCAAGCTCGTTCGCGCCGGCGGATTCCAAGGCGCCGCAAAAATTTCGGTCAGCGGATTGCCGGAAGGCGCGACCGCTGAACCGGTCGAAGTGCCGGCCGATAAAAGCGACTACACGCTGGAAATCAAGCTCCCGGCAGGCGTCTCGGTCGCCGCATTAGCCAACGTCCAAGTGACTGCGACCTCGAAAAAAGGAGAGGCCGACGTCACGAGCAATGTGATCGCGCTTCCTCCATTGACTGCTCCGAACTGAAAAAAGGGGATCTTTCGCTTCGTTTAGCGGCCGAGAACCGGCTCGAGCCAGACGCTCCAGTCGCCGTCTTTGCCGTCGCCGCCATCTTCAACGACCAACTCCAGTCGACTGACATTTTCGACTTCCACCCAAAAATCACGCAGCTGGCCCGGCTTCGTCTTGGGACTGCGCCATAGTTCTTTGCCATCGGCGTTGATTACAAAGACGACCTGGCCTCTGGTCCCTGCGACGCCGGCCGATCCCGAAAAATTCTTCCAGGCTCCGCCCAGATCATACGTGTGCTGGGCAGGCGCGTGCGCCCAAATCCCATGCCGGAAGATCCGGCCGCGTACTTCCAGCAGCGGCTGATCATGCGGCAAACGGTCATAGGCCGGGCGACCATATCCAAGATGGGCCGTTTCTGGTTGGCAGTCGGACAAGGGAACTTCGGTAATCTCTTTCGGCACGTAGAGCGGCGAAATATGGGGGCGTTTGGCTGCGGGCGATGCGGTTAATCGCTTGGCGACTTCCGCCACCAGCTTGTCATCAGAGGCCTGCAGCTTCTCGCTGATCGCTTGAATCTTTTCTTGGTCTTTGGATTTCAACGCGTCGGCTAGCGGCAGCAGTTGCAACTTCTGCTGAATCACTTGCAGTTGCGGCTCTCCTTTGGCGTTGGTCAGCAGATCAAATCCCCACCGCGAATTATCGCCGGAATAGGTTGTCGCCGCGCCATTCGCCTGGCACAGATCGATACGAATCCGCCCATGAAAATTGGGCGTCAGCGGTCGATAGCGAAGCGTGAATTCGCCTGACGCATTCGGTACGGCGACTGCGGAGAATGCGTCGTAGTTGCTGCCGCCATCAGGATCGAGATAGCCGAGCACGGCATAAACCGGAGGTGAGCCTGTAACGCGGCCGGTCAGTTCGACGGTGCGATCCACGGCTTCCACTTGGAGGATCTCGACGTTGGCGTCGCTTTTGGAACTGAGTCCTTTGTTCGATCCTGAGAACTGCGGGTGCGAAGCCAGCTTCAAGCCGTGCGCGAGCGTCAAAAATGTGCCGCGACCTTCACCGCGCAAATTGTCGCCATAGCTGCGATTGCCTGAACCCATTAGCGCCGTGCCAAACTGGGCTTTTTCATCAGGGCGTTCACGGCAATGAGGCAACCCCAGCGCGTGTCCCAGCTCATGACAGATTCCGCCGATGAAGATCGAGTTGTATTTGCCAACCGAAATGTTTCCGTATTGCCCGTCACGCACTTTCCTCTCTTTGTTGTTGAGGAGTTGCAGATCGAGAATCGGCGAGTCGACTTGCCAGGCGGTACCGCCGGTCGGAGAACCTCCAGCGTAATAGGGACTGTTTTGCTTGATCTCCGCTTTGTCCGGATCCCAGTTCGACATATTGCAGAAGATGACGATCGTCTCTTCGTCGGGATTGACGCCTGCTTGGCGGAGTGTGGGGATACACTCTTGACGAATCTTGCGACCATCTGGAGTATCGTACTGCGCGTAGGGGCCTTCTCCCTTTACCACGTGAATGTTCAGTAGGCCATCTTCCTTGACGTCTAACCGAATCGACCGCGGGCCAAAGCCAAGTCGCGACATTTCCTGCGCGTAGAAGTTTTGAATATGAAGCAGGATCTCTGAGAGTCGCTCGCGATAGCGGGGCGCCGGCTCACGGTCGCTAGGAGTCCAATAGACCACATGCATTTTGCGCTTCCCGGGGACCGGATTCTCTTGCTCCCACTTCTCGATGATCTGCAGCGCCTGGGGAACCAGCAGATCGATCTCTTGCTGCGGAGTCGGCCCCGCAGCGGCGACCAGCGTAACGAAACTGAGCCAATAGAATGGCGTAAATGCAACGGCGATAGTTTGCAACATCGAGGACATATGACATCGGCGGGGTGAAATGCGGGCATGCGTCGAGCAGATTGCGACTTGCTTCCATTTTATTCTACGTCACGACGTTTTTTCAGATAGTTGATTCTCCACGCGGTTTATCGCGACTTTTTCAACATTCCGCCGTCATTTGCGCCCCTTCCGCTTTCGTTTCTCCAGAAGGCTGGATGTCGTTGCGATCAAAAATCAACCGCGACGTGCCACATCACTTGATGCTTGTCGGCGGTCTGCAGCAGCGATTGCCATTGCCGCAACTCTCGCCGGACCGAATCCTCCGCTGAAATCGTGGCTGGCTCCGCTTCGAGATGCGCCAACAGCGCGGCGATCGTGATCAAACCAGCGGCCGGAGCGAACCAGGTTTCTTGCGGCAATTCAAAACCTTCTCCCAACTCGAGTTCGTCTTCCAAAAAGAAGTCGGTTTCGTCGGCGCCTTGGCCAAAGAAATCCATCAGCGGCGTTACGCCCAGCGATTGGGCTAACTGCGCGAGCTCTTCTTCGCGCTCTGACAAGGCATGTCCATGCACATACGACTGGACATCGGGGATTTCCCGCTGCAAGGCGATCATCAACGTCGGCATGGAGGTCTCTATATTTACGGAGAAGCGCGCGTCAAGAAAACTTCTCAAATCGTACCGGATGCCGACCGCGGCGCCAGATGGATTCCGCAAACGAAAAAACGCCCTGGAAACTTTCGCTTCCAGGGCGTCAGGTTTACAGCAAGTTGACGATTCGGTCGGCCAAGCCTTTTTCGCCTACGACGATGTTCAGCTTGCCTTCGGCGGCGATCTTTTCCAAGACCTCCAGCTCCCGGAGCCGCATCAACGTGGGGTTATCGGCCAACAGTCGCGCCGTGTTCACCTGGCTGCGCATCGCGGCCGTCTCTTCCCGGCGGAAGATCAGGTTCGCTTCAGCCGCCTTCTTGGCCTGCGTCACCTTGTTCAACAGGTCTTTCATTTCACCAGGCAAGATCGCATCGCGAACGCCGACCGTGATCAGTTCCAGACCCAGCGTTTCGGCTCGGCGGCGCGTGATCGCGGCAATCTCGTCCGCGACGTTCTCTTTGTCGGTGAGAAACGCGTCCAGCTCGCGAGCGCCGATCACCGCTCGCGCGGCGAGCTGCGCTTCGCGATACAGCGCCTGTTGCACGTCGACCGTCGCCGCCGCCGCTTTCAGCGGATCGATCACCCGATAGGTCGCGACCAGGTTCAGCCGGAGCGTCACCTTGTCGGCCGTCATGATGTCTTGACCTGCTACGTCGAGCGTTTGCTCACGCAGATCAATCTCGACCACGCGAGCATCGACCGTTTCCTTCCAGAACGCGTAGACGCCTGGCTCTAGCGTCTCGACGTACTTGCCGTCGTAGAACAGCACGCCGCGGTGGAAACGCTGCACTTCGCAAACGTCCAGCGCCAGTCGAACCGCCGGTTCGCGGGCAATCCGCGACAAGTGATCGCGCTGCAGTCGTACTTCGCGAGCGTCGTAGCGCTCGATTTCCACCTTGCGCACGCCGTTCCAGTAGACATACAGACCTGGCTTCAGGATCCGGTCAAACCGACCATCGATCATGACGATCGCACGCTCGTGCTCGGTCAAGTCAACAACCACCGCTTGATCGGCCAGCTTGCCGCTGCGCGCGATCACGTCCAGCTTGTCGTGACGCAGCCAAGGATCACGTCGCGAGACGATATCGACTTGCTGCTTGCGCAGCCACGCGAACAGGTAATGACGACCCGGCTCCAGCACGCCGGCGAACTCGCCGTCGACAAAGTACAGGCCTGCCTCGTAGGTTTGAATCTGAATTTGCTTGTAGATCATCGTAGTTACCTCCTGTTCCGCTCGTGTGGTTAACGCATCGGAAGCTGCTCCTCGTAAAAAAGTGGAAACGTAAGTCAGGTTATTCCATTCGGTCGTGATTCAATGCGTGAAAAAAAATGCCGTCCAGGACGCAAGCGATCGTCGCGATCCCATCCACTGTGACGGAGGATCGTTGGCGCGCATCGCGAACGATTGGAGACGTTCCGCTTGAGCGACCCTTTTGCCCCAGGGGCGAAAAAGACCGCTGCCGCAGGCGTCGAGCAATCGAACCTTCGATGCGGGCCGGTCATCCCGCAAAGCCGCAGGCGTATGGTGTCGCCGACACGATGCATGTCATTCCAGGCATCTCCGCCAAATGGCCGAAACCGCTTGGCGTAGTTGCGCAAGACCGACAAGTCGCCGCGTCGACAACGGATCGTCTGAAAGTCACGTCCCTTTCGGCGGTTGTGAACCGTGCAAGATTCGAACTTGCTACAGCCAGATCCATAATCTGGTGCTCTACCATTGAGCTAACGGAAATGGTGGATATGCCGAAGGCATACCTTGCGCATGTGGATGGGAATCGAACCCATGTCTCCGGCGCGGCGCCGGTGTCTGTACCTCACTAGACGACCACCAAAGAAACGCGACCATCGAACCCGTTTTCGCGGAACACCGCGAATCGATCTATTGAAGAGACCGCGGCGCCGCCGGAGTATCGCGTTTCTTCGTTGCTTGCATCAAAAAAACGTCGGCGGGAGTCGAACCCACAAGCGAGTTGCTTTGCAGGCAGCCGGCCGAACCATCAGCGGCGACGTTAGAAAAATATAGACACTAGCCCGCAGCGCGAGCTTTGAAGTTGCGCTATTTCGAATCAATCGAACACTAGCCCGCCAGCGCCAGCGAGGGAATACGGTTCGCCACTTCAATCCGTGTTCGGATCGCCAACTCTATTCCCTCGCTGGCGCTTTTTGAGGTTGCGCTATTTCCCTGGTTGGCCGCGATAGCTCCGCTATCCGCGGCGGCGCAGCCGTAAGAGGTATTGGTTCCCGGTAAGCAGTTCAGGGGCTTTTCGCCATTTCCAACGGTATAGCGACCACCGAAGTAAGTCCGACCGCGGCTCGATGCCTCCTACCGACTTCGTCGGCCCTGATAGCGTAGCTATCCGGGCCAACCCGAATCCGTTCGGCCAAATAGCGCAACCTCAAAACTCGCGTTTCGGTTACGAAGAATAAGTGTTGAAAATTGGAAGCGGACGCGGGAGTTGAACCCGCTGCGCGAAGCTTATGAGACTTCGCCGAGCGCCGGCTCGTCCGCAATGATGAGCTTTGAAAAGAAGTGGAGTGCGCCGGGACGGAATTGAACCGCCACAGTATGAAACGAGTGGTTTACAGCCACCGGGGCTCGCCAATGCCCAGCCGACGCGAATAAAAATAGTGGCACGAGTGAGAGTCGAACTCACAAAGTCACGAAGGTCTGAGCTTCGCCGCTTTGCCAAGGTTTGCGTACCGTGCCTAAGTAAGTAAGCGTGCACCGCTGCGGATTGTTACACGCATTTTTTCGAGCGCCCCTGACAGGATTTGAACCTGCGTCTCCGCCGTGACAAAGCGGCGAGCATTCCAGACTGCTCCGCAAGGGCTTGTTCGATCGTACAGGCTGCGAGAGCCGCCAGTCGAACCAGCAGCGACCTGATTCAAAGTCAGGCGTCACTACCAACAGCGAACCTCTCACAACAAAAATCACGTACCGAATTTTCAAAGATCAAATCTGTCGCTGGCAGATTATCGAACTCCGCGGCGCGCTCCCCCGCCAGCTTTAGAATGGGAGCGCGCCGCCGCGTCAGTTACTCAATCACATCGAAGTAGTCCTTCGACACTTCGAGCGCCAAACGACCACCTCCCAGTCGAAGTTCGCAAGCGGCGTTGTCGATCCGGCTTTGCCGCAGATCGACGTCCAACTCTTCAACGCCGCAAAACTGTAAACGTTGCGGCTCGTCCGCTTCCTGCGGTCCCAGCACCACGGCGTAACGCTGGTCAGCGCCGCCTCGGAAGCGGATGCGAGCCGAACGGATCGCCGGCTGTCCGGGGATTTCAAAGCAGGCGGCGATCGCTTGCTGAAATAAACGTTGCTTGCTCATCTTCTTTCTCCGGTAAGTGGACGGGGGAGCGCTCGAATCTCCGTCTCCTGGTCTTCAGCCAGGCGCTATTCCATCTCAGCTATCCGTCCAGCGGTTCGGTACGTGCACAAAAAAAGCCCGGCGTCTGTGGCGACCCGGGCTTGTGCAGTACATCCGCGCAAGTTTCCGCGTCACCAGCGAAAATCGAGATTCATCCGTCGCATCAGGCGACAGCCCAAGATCGAATAGGATTCGTGTTGTCGATCGGTGAACGTCATTGCAGAAAGCGTTTCTCGGTAAAGGGTTGGGGATTCAATTCAGCGTTTCACCAGCGGCAGTCGCACAAGCGGCGTACCAGAAGTAGACGACCTACTACGACAAAGGTTCGAGGTTGAGCGAAAAAAATGCGAGAAAGCATTTCTCTTCGTAGCCCGCTTGCGCAATTTGAATGGAACACGGCCAGACCACGGATCAAGAACGGAAAAGCAGGGTCGGAAGCAAGCGGAAAACGTCTCACTAGAACGCTGCGACAGCAAGGGAAAGCGGCTCGCCACTTCAATCCGTGTTGGCGTCGCCATCCGCATTCCCTCGCTGGCGCAACGGGCTAGTGTTCTGTCACGCGA
The nucleotide sequence above comes from Blastopirellula sp. J2-11. Encoded proteins:
- a CDS encoding NPCBM/NEW2 domain-containing protein; the encoded protein is MLQTIAVAFTPFYWLSFVTLVAAAGPTPQQEIDLLVPQALQIIEKWEQENPVPGKRKMHVVYWTPSDREPAPRYRERLSEILLHIQNFYAQEMSRLGFGPRSIRLDVKEDGLLNIHVVKGEGPYAQYDTPDGRKIRQECIPTLRQAGVNPDEETIVIFCNMSNWDPDKAEIKQNSPYYAGGSPTGGTAWQVDSPILDLQLLNNKERKVRDGQYGNISVGKYNSIFIGGICHELGHALGLPHCRERPDEKAQFGTALMGSGNRSYGDNLRGEGRGTFLTLAHGLKLASHPQFSGSNKGLSSKSDANVEILQVEAVDRTVELTGRVTGSPPVYAVLGYLDPDGGSNYDAFSAVAVPNASGEFTLRYRPLTPNFHGRIRIDLCQANGAATTYSGDNSRWGFDLLTNAKGEPQLQVIQQKLQLLPLADALKSKDQEKIQAISEKLQASDDKLVAEVAKRLTASPAAKRPHISPLYVPKEITEVPLSDCQPETAHLGYGRPAYDRLPHDQPLLEVRGRIFRHGIWAHAPAQHTYDLGGAWKNFSGSAGVAGTRGQVVFVINADGKELWRSPKTKPGQLRDFWVEVENVSRLELVVEDGGDGKDGDWSVWLEPVLGR
- a CDS encoding slipin family protein encodes the protein MIYKQIQIQTYEAGLYFVDGEFAGVLEPGRHYLFAWLRKQQVDIVSRRDPWLRHDKLDVIARSGKLADQAVVVDLTEHERAIVMIDGRFDRILKPGLYVYWNGVRKVEIERYDAREVRLQRDHLSRIAREPAVRLALDVCEVQRFHRGVLFYDGKYVETLEPGVYAFWKETVDARVVEIDLREQTLDVAGQDIMTADKVTLRLNLVATYRVIDPLKAAAATVDVQQALYREAQLAARAVIGARELDAFLTDKENVADEIAAITRRRAETLGLELITVGVRDAILPGEMKDLLNKVTQAKKAAEANLIFRREETAAMRSQVNTARLLADNPTLMRLRELEVLEKIAAEGKLNIVVGEKGLADRIVNLL